One stretch of Gopherus flavomarginatus isolate rGopFla2 chromosome 2, rGopFla2.mat.asm, whole genome shotgun sequence DNA includes these proteins:
- the MATCAP2 gene encoding putative tyrosine carboxypeptidase MATCAP2 isoform X4, with protein MCMHFRACMRACLFILCTFQTNTCSLTSTEKLHWPEQELSKKSVLNPEEHKLTIKNESSLQRLSSGILKDIFTTGTSSYNVLLQSKEEKKHQSQKLSSAHHKRHKKCTKSSTTSRSNEHRKIKVPLPLLSSGWYCTNRQPSIFIASPVSSSVKFTHSISVAGNSIGLPPRPKSKAKRHYFSSLTKPKQPQLSKSHGKEVDVSGRKLCILTAIKPSNVEKEKIKFFKSDFTYNPQFEYANPALPNVLAKHSQASNKFLKQSVSIMERTLQKYGSYEKFEQATGGSLLPKSRIWNHVRKYMVKEGCLGEIVVHLTEDLLSRASMTVVNGRPTLTINVSTAREHWLEGMLRHEIGTHYFRGINNNSQPWCNWHGRKKLGLKPINPTEEGLASIHSVLFRKDPFLWRAALLYYTVYQASQMSFSQLFQDVGRFVKDPNTRWDYCVRAKRGWTDTSQPGCFSKDQVYLDGILQILRYRESIDFHLLMALGKVSYEDVDRLKEFAVMENMRVPHFLQDHIRYMEHLEKIMEVNELTDQELQDLIV; from the exons ATGTGCATGCACTTCAGAGCTTGCATGCGTGCCTGTTTATTTATTCTGTGTACCTTCCAGACTAATACATgtagccttacttcaacag AAAAACTTCACTGGCCTGAGCAAGAGCTCTCTAAAAAGTCAGTCTTAAATCCAGAAGAACATAAGCTGACCATTAAGAATGAAAGCAGTCTTCAGCGCCTGTCCTCTGGAATCCTTAAGGATATTTTCACAACAGGAACCAGTAGCTACAATGTCCTTCTGCAAAGCAAAGAGGAGAAAAAACACCAATCTCAAAAGCTGTCATCTGCTCACCACAAGAGGCACAAAAAGTGCACCAAGTCTTCTACTACCTCGCGAAGCAACGAGCACCGCAAGATCAAAGTCCCACTGCCTTTGCTCAGCAGTGGCTGGTATTGCACGAACAGGCAGCCATCCATCTTTATCGCTAGCCCAGTGTCTAGCAGTGTAAAGTTTACACACAGTATTTCTGTTGCAGGGAACAGCATAGGACTGCCACCTCGACCCAAAAGCAAGGCTAAGAGACATTATTTTTCTAGTCTAACAAAGCCAAAGCAGCCTCAGTTGTCAAAAAGCCATGGTAAAGAGGTAGATGTCTCTGGCCGAAAACTCTGTATACTAACTGCCATAAAGCCTTCCAATGTGGAAAAAGAGAAGATTAAATTCTTCAAGTCCGATTTTACCTATAATCCTCAATTTGAATATGCAAATCCTGCATTGCCAAATGTGTTAGCTAAGCACAGCCAAGCATCCAACAAGTTTCTTAAACAG TCTGTCAGTATTATGGAACGGACATTGCAGAAATATGGAAGCTATGAAAAGTTTGAACAGGCTACAGGAGGCAGCCTACTACCAAAAAGTCGCATTTGGAATCATGTCAGGAAATACATGGTGAAAGAAGGCTGCCTTGGTGAG ATTGTAGTTCATCTCACTGAGGACCTGCTTTCTCGTGCCTCAATGACAGTGGTGAATGGCCGCCCAACTCTGACTATCAATGTTTCCACTGCACGTGAGCACTGGCTAGAAGGGATGCTGAGGCATGAAATAG GAACTCATTATTTTCGAGGTATTAACAACAACAGCCAGCCTTGGTGCAATTGGCACGGACGTAAAAAGCTTGGGTTAAAGCCAATCAACCCTACCGAGGAAGGCCTGGCGAGTATTCACAGTGTCCTGTTCCGAAAAGACCCCTTTCTATGGAGGGCTGCCCTTCTCTACTACACTGTCTATCAAGCTAGCCAAATGTCCTTCAGTCAACTCTTCCAGGATGTGGGGAGATTTGTCAAGGACCCCAACACTAGGTGGGATTACTGTGTACGAGCCAAGAGGGGGTGGACTGATACTTCCCAGCCAG GCTGCTTCAGTAAGGATCAGGTATACTTGGATGGCATCCTCCAAATCCTAAGATACAGGGAGTCTATTGATTTCCACTTGCTGATGGCTCTTGGAAAG